CCTTTCCCAAATCCAATTCGACTCGCCACTCTCCTACCTTCGGAGTTTTAGGGTCCCTATCACAGGAAATAAAAAGACCCAGTGTGAGTAGCGTAAAAAAATATCGAGTAAAATTGACTTGCATGATGTTATGTTTTATAAGGGTAAAAATACAAACAAAAAAATAGGCGCTATGGTAATTAACGCCTATTTAAGAAGATTTCTTACTGTTTTTTAGTTCTCGTTGTACAAACTATTTAGAGTTTGTTTCTGCATGCTTTGTTTTTCGGAAACTGTATTCAAAGTGGTTTCAAATTGCGAAATCTTCGCTTCCACCCTAGCAATAGTAGCCTCCTTAGCTGCAATCTCTGCGGCCGAAATAGACTTCTTAGCCTTTGCATCATCTAATCTAGTCTTGGCAGCTGCTAATTTTCTTTGTGCGTCTTGTAACTGATTTCGTCTTTTTTCTAAAACAATATCGGCTTGATTTACTTTCGATTTTGCCTCTGAGGCTCTGGCCATACCCAGTTCCTTACCTTTAAGAGTGGCATTCGTATTTTTCACTTCCTTTTGTACTTCTTTCTTTATTTCTTTGACCTCCTTCTTTGCCTCATCCTTAGCCTCCATAGGACGGGTTTTAGGTTCGGCAAGTATTTTCTTCATAGTCTCATTAATACTTTTTCTTTCTTCCTCGGTTTTGGCAAAACTTAACTTCTTTTCATAACTTTCACGAAGCTCCTTATCGGCTTTTGAAAGATCTATCTCGGTGCTCGAAGATTTCTCAACTTTTGCGTCCGTCTTTTCTTTCTGAACCTCCTTTTTTTCGACTACTGCTTTGGTTTTAACTTCTGTCTTTTTTTTCACCGCTCCGCCCTCAGCCTTTATTTGTTCTTTTTTTCCGTTGATATCACTTTGGGTTTTTCCGGTCGCATCCTGGGCCAAAACTGCACTGTTACCAATAAATAGTGTGAATGCAATCGTCATTAAAATGTATTGTAAATTTTTCATAATGGTGTGGTTTAAATACTGTCTAATTCTTCCATTGCTTCTTCAAGTTCTTTGGCTTCTTGTTCCAATTGTTCACTCATCGCTTCGGCCTCGCTTTCAACGGAATCTATTTTTTCAATTACCGCGTTTGTTTCGGCTTCTTCCTCTTTATTAGTGTCCCGACAGGAAGTAAGTCCAACTATTAAAAGAAGCATAATTAGTTTAATTAAAAATTTCATAAAATAGGGTTTTAAAAATGGAATTTTAAATCTACGAATTATGAGGCAATATTTGAATGCTATGCGCAATATTTTATCTTTGTATCCTTAAATTACAATCGTAATGAAGATTTCGTACAACTGGCTGAAACAATTTATAAATCTTGACTGGGAGGCAGAAAAGACCGGAGAATTATTAACCGATCTGGGGCTGGAAATTGAAGGCATCGAAAAATTTACTTCGGTTCCCGGCGGACTCGAAGGTGTGGTAGTTGGCGAGGTAGTGGAATGCGGTCCTCATCCCAACGCAGACCGGTTAAAAATCACTCAGGTCGATTTGGGAAAAGAAACAGTGCAAATTGTGTGTGGAGCTCCCAATGTAGCCAAAGGACAAAAAGTACCAGTGGCAACTGTCGGTACCACATTATATGACGGTGAAGGTAATCCCTGGCAGATTAAAAAAGGGAAAATTAGAGGTGAAGTTAGTAATGGAATGATCTGTGCCGAAGATGAACTAGGCTTAGGACAAAGTCATGACGGCATTATGATTCTGGATGAAAAATATAAGGCCGGAACTCCGGTTCATACACTTTTTGAAATAGAAAACGATACGGTGTTTGAAATAGGACTTACGCCCAATCGCGCAGATGCAATGAGCCATTTAGGTGTTGCGCGCGATTTACGTGCCGGTTTGTTACAACAAAATGTATCCATAGAATTAATAACACCCTCTACCAGTAGTTTTCATATAGACAACCGCTCGTTAAAGATAGATGTGGCAGTAGCTAACAACGAGTTGGCTCCGAGATACTGCGGACTTACAATTTCAGGATTAAAGGTTGCCGACTCTCCGGCATGGCTTCAAAATAGATTGAAGGCAATAGACCTCACTCCTATCAATAATATAGTAGATGTAACAAATTATATTTTACACGAATTAGGGCAACCGCTCCACGCCTTTGATGCTGCAAAAATTGCGGGTGGGAAAATTAATGTAAAAACCTTACCCACAGGAACAAAGTTCACAACGCTTGATGGTGTTGAACGTGAATTGCACGAAGAAGATTTAATGATTTGTGATGCCTCTGCTCCTCTGTGCATAGCAGGTGTTTTTGGAGGAATAAATAGTGGTGTTACCGAAACAACTACAAGTATTTTTCTGGAAAGCGCTTATTTTAACCCTATAAGTGTTCGGAAAACAGCGAAACGCCACGGTTTAAATACCGATGCTTCTTTCCGCTTTGAAAGAGGAATCGATCCCAACATTACAGAATACGCCCTTATGCGCGCAGCTATTCTTCTATCAGAAATTGCCGGCGGCGAGGTAACCAGCGATATCGTCGATATTTATCCTAAAAAGATTGAGGACCATCTAGTAGTGCTCAATTTCGCGAACACCACAAAATTAATTGGGGAAGAAATTCCAAAAGAAACCATTAAAAGTATCCTTACTTCACTGGACATAAAAGTGAACAACGTAACCGAAACCGGTATAGGAATGACCATTCCTGCTTACCGAAACGATGTTACCCGAGAGGCCGATGTGATTGAGGAAATTTTACGAGTTTACGGCTACAACAAAATCACTTTCACCCAAAAACTAAACGCCTCTATCGCTTCTACAGAACGGGTTGAAGATTATAAAATTCAGGATAAAACAGCGGGACAACTTATTGCTCTTGGGTTTCATGAAATGCTGGGGAATTCTTTAACCTCTCCTAAATACATTTCGTTGAGCGATTCCCTTTCGGAAGCACATAATATTACCATGCTCAACCCGCTTAGTCAGGATCTGTCGGTATTACGCCAATCTATGTTATTTGGTGGTATGGAAGCCTTGGCATACAACAACAACCGAAGAACAAACAATGTGAAGTTGTTCGAATTCGGAAAAACCTACCACAATTATCCTGATGGAAGAGCCGAAAAGAAGCACTTATCGCTTACCATTTCTGGAAATCAAGAAGAGGACAATTGGAGGATTGGACATTCCGAAAAAAGTGATTTCTTTTATGCCAAAGGGATTATCACGAGCATTTTAGACCGCTTGGGAATTTCCGGCTATACCGAAAAAGGTGTGAAAAGCGATATTTTCTCGGAAGGGCTTTCAGTAGTTAAAAATAAAAAGACATTGGTTGACTTTGGAGTTGTAAAGAAAAAAATAACCAAAGCCTTTGCTGTTGAAGGAGAAGCCATATTTGCAGATTTTAACTGGGATGCCGTTTTAGAAGAAATTCCAACGCATAATTTTAATGTAAGCCCTATCCCGAAATTTCCACAGGTAAAACGTGATTTTGCGTTACTTCTCGATGAAAACATAAGCTTCGATGTTTTAAAAGCATCTGCCTTGCAAACAGAACGTGAATTGTTAAAAGAAGTAACCTTGTTCGATGTGTATACCGGGAAAAATCTTCCGAAAGGTAAAAAGTCGTATGCCCTGAGTTTTACGCTTCAAGACGAAAAGAAAACACTAACCGACAAGCAAATCGACAAGATTATGAAAAAATTGCAACAGCGATTTGAAAGCGATTTTGGAGCTACTTTACGGTAATTTTATTTGGAGGGAAAAACCAGGCCCTCAACTATATGAAAAAAGCCGTTGGAGTGATAAAAATTGGATGCAGTAAC
This genomic stretch from Ulvibacter sp. MAR_2010_11 harbors:
- the pheT gene encoding phenylalanine--tRNA ligase subunit beta; this encodes MKISYNWLKQFINLDWEAEKTGELLTDLGLEIEGIEKFTSVPGGLEGVVVGEVVECGPHPNADRLKITQVDLGKETVQIVCGAPNVAKGQKVPVATVGTTLYDGEGNPWQIKKGKIRGEVSNGMICAEDELGLGQSHDGIMILDEKYKAGTPVHTLFEIENDTVFEIGLTPNRADAMSHLGVARDLRAGLLQQNVSIELITPSTSSFHIDNRSLKIDVAVANNELAPRYCGLTISGLKVADSPAWLQNRLKAIDLTPINNIVDVTNYILHELGQPLHAFDAAKIAGGKINVKTLPTGTKFTTLDGVERELHEEDLMICDASAPLCIAGVFGGINSGVTETTTSIFLESAYFNPISVRKTAKRHGLNTDASFRFERGIDPNITEYALMRAAILLSEIAGGEVTSDIVDIYPKKIEDHLVVLNFANTTKLIGEEIPKETIKSILTSLDIKVNNVTETGIGMTIPAYRNDVTREADVIEEILRVYGYNKITFTQKLNASIASTERVEDYKIQDKTAGQLIALGFHEMLGNSLTSPKYISLSDSLSEAHNITMLNPLSQDLSVLRQSMLFGGMEALAYNNNRRTNNVKLFEFGKTYHNYPDGRAEKKHLSLTISGNQEEDNWRIGHSEKSDFFYAKGIITSILDRLGISGYTEKGVKSDIFSEGLSVVKNKKTLVDFGVVKKKITKAFAVEGEAIFADFNWDAVLEEIPTHNFNVSPIPKFPQVKRDFALLLDENISFDVLKASALQTERELLKEVTLFDVYTGKNLPKGKKSYALSFTLQDEKKTLTDKQIDKIMKKLQQRFESDFGATLR